The sequence tcactgttcCTAATATAAAAGtttctttccctaagtctattcatgaagatacacaatgcctttgcagtctgtatcttatactttacctactcctctgtaccggtgcagcaaggccgccgccatcttgatgacgtcaccagcgctggaacgcaagggacatcatcaagatggcggcggccttgctgcaccggtacagaggagtaggtaaagtataagatacagactgtaaaggcattctgtatcttcatgaagtcagattaaccctcccagcactaCAGAGTGCAGACCATAAATAGACTTCAAGTGCATTGCACAGTGCAGAAACAGACAGAAAGGGCGCagttttacatcagccgtctcgtggggatgggggggtgagACGGGGAGaccagctcacacacagatttttgtggtgttagtagaaagcagcagctcagaactgggggaaggagactgaaaataaaatgacatgtatggaaggaattgttagtcaccAAGAGGGGGGAAGgttcagcatgtattttacctgagggaatacccctttaaatggttagTCCCATTGTCTTAGGTGATGGCATATGGCTGTGTGGGATCATCCTGATTGGCGGGGTCCATACAGCCATGCACTCGCCATGTACAGattccattgaactctatggggtgGTTTTGCAGTTCTATTGCATGTTGTGTAGAGACCAGGTCTATAGGAATTCCTTTAAGTTCCCTCAACCTCCTATGCGCTGCTGCTTAATGCTGACAGTGTGAGTGTTCCCTTCCTGTTCCCACCAGCTGACTGCATTCGCCTACAAGGATTATCTGTCCTTCGGATATGTGGACCTTGGTAAGAGAGAGACGGAGCAGATGAGCAGCCAGTACAATATTAACGTGTACGCCCCCACCATGCTGGTGTTCAAGGAGCATATCCACAAGCCAGCGGACGTGGTGCAGGTGAGATCGGCTGCTTTATTAAACAGTATAATAATACATTGTAAAGAAGTGATGTggggtgccccctgctggagcctgGCTCACGCACATGATTTATTACCCTGTGCTTTCTAGGCGCGTGGGATGAAGAAACAAGTGATCGATGATTTCATTTCTACCAACAAATTCTTGCTGGCCGCCCGGCTCACCAATCAGAAGCTGTTCCAGGAGCTGTGCCCGGTGCGGAAGTCTCACCGCCAGCGCAAGTAAGTGTCCCTGCCCGCCTCTGTATATCTGGAGCCGTATACTGCTAGTACACAATCACTATGCGGTATACATGTTATAATAAGAGATGGGGAGGGGATGGCCCAGGACTGTCACGGTTTCAGCTCGTCTTCTCTCTAGTGATGAAGCTTTATTGTTGTGCAGATATTGTGTCGCTCTGCTGACCGGTGAGGGTGAACCATTCCGCAAAACCTACGAGTCCTTCCTGGCCTTTGCCTCGGCCAATACCAAAGACACTGTGCGATTTGTCTACGTCTTCAAGGAGCGCCAACAAGAGCTGGCTGGCTCGCTGCTGGGGGAGGACATCAAGCTGGGCGAGTCCTCGGTACGTAGGTTTATGCTGGTTCTCTGGCGTCCCTGGGTCATGCTGGTGCAGGCAGATATGACAAGCGTTTATGGATAAATCATCTATATAATATGACGTCTCCTTCCGGCAGGTGGTGATCCTGGAACGACGGAACTCGGCAGGGAGAGTCGTCTATAAGACTGTGGCCAGCGTCTGGAGCGGTAGCGAGGAGAACAAGTTtgccttgttagatttcttagaTCGCTTGAGGAAAGACCCCAGTGTCCTGTCTGCGGAGACCATCCTGTCGGATCTGAATGATGAGCTCGCTCCTGTAAGTCTGTGTACACCAGCGTCATCCTGCGTCCGCATGGCTGCGCGCCCGCTCTAATTGCATTATATTTCTGCTGTCAGGTGTTCTTCCTGCGCTGGTTCTACACTGCAGTCGACTACTGGTCGGATGTATGGGAGAGCGTTCTACATAATAACTGGTAAGTCTCACTGCTGACCAGAAGTCACCTCTAAccttgtttaaggctatgttcacacagggtatttgttaagacaagaacggccgttgtcttaaaataataaactgtattgaACTCTAcgggaacaacagccgttgtttggtaCGGCTGCGGAATTGACATCTCAGTTATTTGTGGCCGTTAGAGCGtgagcaatggccgttgttcttctctgttcatacaatgtatggccgttttGGCGGCCATACGTTGCCTAGAGCTTAGTGGTGATTTGGATTGCAGGCAACGCCCAAATGTGCCCGCTATCCTAATAAGATGAAAGTAGATTCCTGTGGCCAATATggcggtatcggctgcaggaacttgTCAAtcagcggccgttgtttaaacatggtgtgaacatagcctgaagggggTTTTCCAGAACTATAACACAAGTGGCTTCTCTAACGTTTTGTGAGCTCACAGggacccctgccggctgccagaagGGGCCACATTCAGTAGTCATAGCGTCACATATTGTGGCATCAGAGCCCACTTCCCGCACATTgcactggacatcccctttaagtagttTTGTTTTTGGCCTTGTGCACATGTGGTGTCAGGACCCTTGTGTGGATTTCTCCTCCTGTTATATACTATGAGGGTCCGCACTGAGGGTCACTTTGGATTCGTGTCACAGAAAAGTCCCTTAACTCTTGTGGAATAATTGCGGATCCTGCGTCAGTGACTGGTTTTCTGACTGTTAGATGGCGGTACTGCTGTTCAGACCATGTGTTATGTTCCACTCTGTGCAGGAGGGAGATGATGCCGCTGCTGTCTCTGATCTTCTCGGCTCTCTTCATCCTCTTTGGGACAGTCATTGTTCAGGCGTTCAGGTAAGTGTGGGGTTTCTCAGACTGTACACAGGGTTATATCTCAGTTGGGATTAGGGTTAACCCTTTGTCCATCATTTTCAGTGACTCCAGCGATGAGAGAGATTCTGTTCCATCTGATAAAGAGGAGTCCGGTGACAGGGAGAAGAGCAGCGAGGCCAACTTCACTAAGGAGAGCACCAGGTAAGAGTCTGGCTGTAGAGGTACAGGATAAGCGCCTCCTCTGCCACCATTGGCCCTTACACTCGCTGTTCCCCAGCAGGGTTCCTAAGAAAGGCTTTGTGGAGGTGACGGAGTTAACAGATGTCAACTATATGAGTAACCTGGTCCGGCTGCGCCCAGGTCACATGAACGTCGTCCTCATCCTCTCCAGCTCCACCAAGGCCAGTCTGCTGCAGAAGTTTGCCCAGGAAGTGTACACGTTTACAGGGTGAGAGCAGCGTGGGGAGAACATGGGGGGTGGTGGGGGATTATGGTAAAGATCTGATTAATACAACAATAAGAGGTAGTGTAGAGTCCATTGCCAGGCCTTGTCAGCTCAGGCCACACTCGCTGCCTAATGCTACTATCCTGGCCACAGTCACATGATGCCAGGCCTGCTCCCAGCCTGCCATATTAATCAGATTATTCTAGAAAAACCCTCACAGCCTCCTGGCCCCTGTAGTTTTAGATATCTATCcatttatataatataattaccAATCACCACAGGCCAGGGTTTTAGAGTATGAGGGAACGTCTACTGAAGTCCGTCTTTTTGCAGCTAAGCCTGTAGGGATATAGACTCAAGCTGCATCCCGATTATACCTGGGACTAGATGTGTGTTTTCCACAtaccaccactaggtgtcagtaacaCATTGTATAAGAGAGGGGGGCTGCAGAGCTATTCTCGCACTAGATGACTTACGTGGCAGGTTGTCTATGAGCCTACTACTGCGTCAGCATCAGCCTGGTGCGGAGCACTACGGGTGCTGCCATACCCAGAGCGCACACACTGGCGTTTAAATTACCCTTGACCAACTCGCTATTCTACTTGTAGTATATATTGTTCTCTTATAGTACACAATCATTCAGGTCCCGGCCTAAAAACTAAGACTCCCACTACCACAAttatgtgacccgcagctctattaatTTCTAATGAGCCGCCAGAAAGTTACTGTAGGAATAAATACTTCCTAACAAAGAaactgggggcctgatacggaGGTGTCACCCCACCCGCAATCTTACTTGTCTCCTGTCCTGTGCATATGGTACAAGTTAATATTCACAGGTATAATAGGGATCTGGCTTGAGTCTATATCCATAAAATATGCATATATCCCTATTGGAAATTGATTGTCTTTGAAGAAAGCACCAGTCATGAAGAGTTAGGGCAATTATTGTTATTAGATAGATGGATATAGACTGACTCTGCCAAAGTTATATGATATATGGAAGCTACACCAGACACTTGCTGTGGCCCTTGCTCTGCGTTCCACAGGACAGGTGATAAGTAGCCGGTCGTGGTGGTCTGAcagcgccccccacccccccacctgaCACGAGATCAGAGGTCAGGTGCTCCCCAAGTGAATGGGGCGGCAATGCATATACTCAGTCACATTATACGGCACTTCCAAATATAGCGGGGGGCCAAGCATGCACACAGCTGCCCCTTCACTCAGGAGGAATGACCTCTGTCCTGCAGATCGTCAAAGGTCTCTGTGGTCGGACCCCGATTATCAGCAAGTTATCACCTGTCCTGTGGCTGTGACTCCTTTAATGTTCTGCAGGGCACATACTTGGCTCTATGTGTATAGACGTATGAGTGTTATGTTGGTGGGCGGCTCTGTATGCGTCTCCACAATGTACGTATCGTCATGCACACGTGTCTTGTCACAGGAGCAGTTCCCTTCACTTCTCCTTCCTGAACCTGGACAAGCACCGCGAGTGGCTGGAATACTTGTTGGAGTTTGCCCAGGACGCAGCATCTATCGCCTATCAGTACGATGAGCATTTCCTGGAGCGTGACTACACCGGGTATGTGCTGGCTCTAAATGGACACAAAAAATACTTCTGTCTCTTTAAAGCGCAGTCCACACTGGAGGATGAGAAGCTCTCGGACGAGGGAGAACTCTGCCCTCCTAGCGCAGACTCTTTAAGGAAGATTTCCCTGGGCTCCGGGGCAGGCCacataaaaaagaaattaaataagCTATCTCTATGGATGGAGCGCCTCCTAGAGGGCTCGCTGCAGAGATTCTACATCCCCTCCTGGCCTTCACTGGACTGACACAGGGGAGGGGCGCTCAGTCCGATCAAACTGTGAACATTGAGATGTTTGTCCTGATGTCGGGATATTACACGCTGTTGTGGCGTCATCTAGTCCCGCCAGGGGCAAACTCGGATGGAcgagggaggggtgggggtgctCGCTTTGTTATGGGAAGTGAGCGCTTCATGATGACGCCATTGACTCACATACTGCCTGCTTATGTCTTAAGTTCTCTTCAGCTACATCAAAGACCTTTAAGCTGCCTCTGAGCATTCAGGTACCACACCTGAACCTtcctgccgcccctccccccaaaacACCAATGATTTCTAATGTCTACCACTAGAGGTCCTTAGTGCGTAAACTCTGTCCGCCGCCGCCACCCAAGAcctgcagctgctgtatctaatcgtGATACACTCTTTATGTCTGAGGTTGACTGTGGACTTAGCAATAAGGCACTCCGCTGATTCTAGACGGGATGCTCGCCAACACTTAAAGATTCTCCAGTGGAATATGCCGCACAATCATGAAGCCATCCGCAaatagacatgggggggggggtatttatttcTGTAGATATTTGGTAATTCCTGATTAGTGCAACGCCTTCTGGATACTACCCCGCCACCACACAGAATCTTCTTTGTATCAAGGAACAATGGTCCGGTCTGTGGATGTAATATCTGTTTCCGCTATAAATGGTATATTCCAGGATTATTACAGACTAGGCCGCATTATATCTGTACACAGCCGGTGAATGTAGCTTCTTATTGGGGGGGACATACTTATCTGCAGTCAGACAAGGTTTTTGTGTATTTTCATCTTCAATGCCAAAGTTTTTGTCCTAGTGGAACAAAGAGCGGCGGTGGCGGTATTTGCCAGCCAATTCTTAACCTCTTCATTGCCAGAGCCTCTTTGGTTGCGAAAATATGAATCCCCAATTCCTGTGAGACACTGCATACTCCCCCTCTGTTCTGTTATCAGCTGGCAGGTTTAGGTTCCTATAACCCCAAGAGATGCATCTATAGACTAACGTTTGGTCAAAGATTCTCTTGGCAATCTTGTTCTGTAGATAAATACacattgctgctgtttttttttttttttgcaattctttACATATGAGGCTACTTGAATTTGAAGAGTGCATCTCTTTTAAGCAGCGCACTATATATTCTCTATTGCTGGAGCCTGCACTTATGTCTATTACTGCCCCAAGTGGACAGTTTGAGAACTGCAGTTGGGAATAAGGGCGGAGACTGGAGCTGCAGCAACTGGGTGGGATATGTTTAAGTTCAGCGGTGGCCCCGCCCCTATGTTCTCCATACCAAAATCCCCTGCCCAAGGTTCTCCATACCCTAAGCCACGCCCCTAGGTTCTCCATACCCAAAGCCACGCCTCTAGGTTCTCCATACCCAAAGCCACGTCCCTAGGTTCTCCATACCCAAAGCCATGCCCTTTTGGTCCCTGTGGCATAGCGCATGTCTGTCAGGTCCATGGTATGAAGAGGTCGTCTGGAATTGCCGCATTGCACGATTATTTTCCTACTCCTGAAGCGATGAAATGGTTAAACCCCCTCGTGCTGAGATCTTTATTCTTCACAGAACAGAAAGGAAACTAAATCTAgaaaaatcattgaaatgctgTACGATTCTGTCTGGACGATCGGTTTGCACTTTTTATTTTGTAGGAAGAAAATAACTTATTTTAATTAgtgtttttatattattttaactTATCgttatttgtatatttttgtttTAATATAATTACTGCATTGAAAACTGAAATAAACTATTTTAATGTGTGATAATACGCCACCTTGTCTTATGTTGGCCCCATAGGTAAACTTAAAGGAACGTCCAGACTTATACCTGGTGTAGGACCTGAACTGGAATCAGTGTTCCGTATTGTGGTGGTGTGCTTGCGTTCAGGCTCTGGCCCAGGGATGCGCCCCCCCCGTCCCGTTCAGGCTCTGGCCCAgggatgtgccccccccccccctgtcccgtTCAGGCTCTGGCCCAGGGACGCGCCCCCCGTCCCGTTCTTCAGGCTCTGGCCCGGTTCCGCCTGTgctatagacactattctatagcTGGGTAGAATCTGCGTTCCGCCGACAGAACTGCTGTGTTAATTCTTTTTCGACGGACAGCAGAATCAGCCCGGCCCTAGAATGGTCTATAGCACGGGCAGTGAGGCGTGCCACCGCGAACGGGtacgagtgacggaatccgccggaacttatctgcgtggattctgtagtgtgaacccacccttatactcGACCAGAAATCTCCCTGTCTTTCTAAAAGACATTCTGGCTCAATAGCCCTTCACCCTCCACAGAGAGGGTGTACAGGAGGTGTGACATCACATTGGCTTATATGTTTACATTTAAGGACATCTATAAGTGAGGAGGCTCCTCCTGTCCACCTGTCAGATTCATTCCCAACTCACTGCTGGTGCTTTTACACGTGCTGACTGAGTGGGTCAGAGCGAGGCACAAGATTACACAGGGCAAGGGCCAGCTGTCGTTATCattcaaaaatctttcaacatgttgaaggaccaGGATCAGACGCCATTGTGCATGTTGGtctatcgttgccttttaacaggaggaTATAACACagcata is a genomic window of Dendropsophus ebraccatus isolate aDenEbr1 chromosome 12, aDenEbr1.pat, whole genome shotgun sequence containing:
- the DNAJC16 gene encoding dnaJ homolog subfamily C member 16 isoform X1; translated protein: MAHLKLRLLWRLLVFLILALKILSAADFDPYRVLGVSRTASQADIKKAYKKLAREWHPDKNKNPGAEDKFIQVSKAYEILSNEEKRTNYDRYGDVGENQGYSQQQHHFRHFHDSFYFDESFFHFPFNSERRDSTDEKYLLQFSHYINEVVPDSFRKPYLIKITSDWCFSCIHIEPVWKEVVQELEGLGVGIGVVHAGYERRLAHHLGAHSTPSILGVINGKISFFHNAVLRENLRHFVESLLPGNLVDKITDNNYIRFLSGWQHENKPHVLLFDQMPPVPLIYKLTAFAYKDYLSFGYVDLGKRETEQMSSQYNINVYAPTMLVFKEHIHKPADVVQARGMKKQVIDDFISTNKFLLAARLTNQKLFQELCPVRKSHRQRKYCVALLTGEGEPFRKTYESFLAFASANTKDTVRFVYVFKERQQELAGSLLGEDIKLGESSVVILERRNSAGRVVYKTVASVWSGSEENKFALLDFLDRLRKDPSVLSAETILSDLNDELAPVFFLRWFYTAVDYWSDVWESVLHNNWREMMPLLSLIFSALFILFGTVIVQAFSDSSDERDSVPSDKEESGDREKSSEANFTKESTSRVPKKGFVEVTELTDVNYMSNLVRLRPGHMNVVLILSSSTKASLLQKFAQEVYTFTGSSSLHFSFLNLDKHREWLEYLLEFAQDAASIAYQYDEHFLERDYTGYVLALNGHKKYFCLFKAQSTLEDEKLSDEGELCPPSADSLRKISLGSGAGHIKKKLNKLSLWMERLLEGSLQRFYIPSWPSLD
- the DNAJC16 gene encoding dnaJ homolog subfamily C member 16 isoform X3, producing the protein MAHLKLRLLWRLLVFLILALKILSAADFDPYRVLGVSRTASQADIKKAYKKLAREWHPDKNKNPGAEDKFIQVSKAYEILSNEEKRTNYDRYGDVGENQGYSQQQHHFRHFHDSFYFDESFFHFPFNSERRDSTDEKYLLQFSHYINEVVPDSFRKPYLIKITSDWCFSCIHIEPVWKEVVQELEGLGVGIGVVHAGYERRLAHHLGAHSTPSILGVINGKISFFHNAVLRENLRHFVESLLPGNLVDKITDNNYIRFLSGWQHENKPHVLLFDQMPPVPLIYKLTAFAYKDYLSFGYVDLGKRETEQMSSQYNINVYAPTMLVFKEHIHKPADVVQARGMKKQVIDDFISTNKFLLAARLTNQKLFQELCPVRKSHRQRKYCVALLTGEGEPFRKTYESFLAFASANTKDTVRFVYVFKERQQELAGSLLGEDIKLGESSVVILERRNSAGRVVYKTVASVWSGSEENKFALLDFLDRLRKDPSVLSAETILSDLNDELAPVFFLRWFYTAVDYWSDVWESVLHNNWREMMPLLSLIFSALFILFGTVIVQAFSDSSDERDSVPSDKEESGDREKSSEANFTKESTSRVPKKGFVEVTELTDVNYMSNLVRLRPGHMNVVLILSSSTKASLLQKFAQEVYTFTGSLHFSFLNLDKHREWLEYLLEFAQDAASIAYQYDEHFLERDYTGYVLALNGHKKYFCLFKAQSTLEDEKLSDEGELCPPSADSLRKISLGSGAGHIKKKLNKLSLWMERLLEGSLQRFYIPSWPSLD
- the DNAJC16 gene encoding dnaJ homolog subfamily C member 16 isoform X2; this encodes MAHLKLRLLWRLLVFLILALKILSAADFDPYRVLGVSRTASQADIKKAYKKLAREWHPDKNKNPGAEDKFIQVSKAYEILSNEEKRTNYDRYGDVGENQGYSQQQHHFRHFHDSFYFDESFFHFPFNSERRDSTDEKYLLQFSHYINEVVPDSFRKPYLIKITSDWCFSCIHIEPVWKEVVQELEGLGVGIGVVHAGYERRLAHHLGAHSTPSILGVINGKISFFHNAVLRENLRHFVESLLPGNLVDKITDNNYIRFLSGWQHENKPHVLLFDQMPPVPLIYKLTAFAYKDYLSFGYVDLGKRETEQMSSQYNINVYAPTMLVFKEHIHKPADVVQARGMKKQVIDDFISTNKFLLAARLTNQKLFQELCPVRKSHRQRKYCVALLTGEGEPFRKTYESFLAFASANTKDTVRFVYVFKERQQELAGSLLGEDIKLGESSVVILERRNSAGRVVYKTVASVWSGSEENKFALLDFLDRLRKDPSVLSAETILSDLNDELAPVFFLRWFYTAVDYWSDVWESVLHNNWREMMPLLSLIFSALFILFGTVIVQAFSDSSDERDSVPSDKEESGDREKSSEANFTKESTRVPKKGFVEVTELTDVNYMSNLVRLRPGHMNVVLILSSSTKASLLQKFAQEVYTFTGSSSLHFSFLNLDKHREWLEYLLEFAQDAASIAYQYDEHFLERDYTGYVLALNGHKKYFCLFKAQSTLEDEKLSDEGELCPPSADSLRKISLGSGAGHIKKKLNKLSLWMERLLEGSLQRFYIPSWPSLD